The nucleotide sequence TTGAACAGATATATTACCTATTTTAACTCCGTTTATAGTTAGATCTGTTACGCTAGCAGATTGGATACCGACTCCATTTGTGCCGTTAAATAATTGAGTATTATTGACACTAGCTTTTACGCCTGTTTTATCAGCTACTGCATTTATCTGATCAGCTACGGCTGCAAGACCTTGAGAAGCAAATACTCCAGAGCTTATAGTCTGAAACTTATAGTCACCACCAGGCATTCCATCTATACCTTTTAAAGTTATAGTTACGCCTCCTGCGTTTGCACTTAGCGCCATTCCTTTAGTATAAACTACATTTTGGCTTGTTTCAAATCTAGTATGACCTATAGTGTTTGAGCCAGTTGCACCTATACTTACCTTTGCTGTTTCATTTGAGTAAGCTCCGATTTGGAAATTTTTGTTACTAAAACTACCATTTAGTAGTTGCTGACCGTTAAACGCAGTTGTGTTTGCTATATTATCTAGCTCTTCAAGAAGCCTAGTTATATCGTTTTGAAGTGCTCTTCTTGAATCTGAGTTTTGACCGTCTTGAGCTGCTTGGATAGCTTTAGTTTTGATAGTATCAAGAATTTTGATCTGCTCATCCATAGCTTTATCTGCTGTTTGAACGATACCAATGGCATCATTACCATTTTTTATAGATTGACCTAATGCATTAGCTTGACTTCTTAGGGAATCGGCGATGGTCATACCCGAAGCATCATCAGCCGCAGTTTGAATTCTTAAACCTGAACTAAGTTTTCCTAATGAACCTGATAAATCTCTGTTGTTTCCTACTGCATTCGCATGGGCATTCATAGCGGCAATATTGGTGTTAATTCTAAAACTCATCTTAAATCCTTTTAGTTAAATATTTTTAGCATCCTTGCTAAAACTTCAATAACTATATCGCACTTTGGCTTAAAAAGTTTATATTTTTTTAATTTTTTTTATAATCTTGTAGATTTATAAATAAAAATTTAATTTTATTTATAAATCTTAATATAATTAATTTAGGATTAATCTATTTTTTCTAATAAATAATTTATTCTAGCAGAATACACTACTGTCGCAACTGCATTCTTGAAAAACTCTTTTTTAGACTTTGTATCTTTTATTGGAATTTGTTTTCCATTTATAATAACGTTTGGAATTAATTTTTGTTTTTTAAACTCTTCTTCTAAAAATTTGCTTATATCATCAAGGGAATTTTGTCCATCTAGCATCAAAAGAGTCATTATCTCTATATGGTTTCCTATAAATAGTAAATTCATAGGAGTTGAACAAGATATAACTGAATTTGATCTATTTAAAAAATATTCCAAATAAGGTTTATATACAGATTTAAGTTTTGAAAATTTAGGTTTATACTGTATATCTACAAGCTCTTTATGGGGCAAAATCACCGCATTAGTAGTATCCATTAAATAATAAATTTTAGAAACCAGTTCATCTTTGTTTATTAACTTACAAGCATCCTTGATACTAATGCTAGCTGGAAAAGCATTGTAAAGTGAATTTATCAATGGTTCAATATCCAGTCCTCTGGCTTGTTGCTTAAGCTCATCTAGTTGTTTGCTAAACGCTAAATGGAAATCAGATATATTTTTCAAAATACCATCATCATCAAATACAAGTTTTTGCTCATTTTGCTTCTTTGTTATAAGAGATGAACGAAATTTAGTTGAATTTAAAAAATCAAACATCTGATCTTTTGATATACGATCAGGATATGCTAACTTAGCATACTCCTTTACACTTTGGTTCGCAAATTCATCATATGAGAAGTGAAACTGCATATCTGCTATATATGAGAGCGAAAAATCTTCTAAATCAGCCACAAAATCACTAAGATAAAACGGCTGATTGAAAATCTCAAGATATTCGTGATATAAATAGGCTTTGTCTTTAGTTTCTTCTATTTGATTTATAGTGTCTAATTTCAACTCTCTTGTTAGAATCTGATAAGTTTGCTCAGGGGATATTTTAGTACTAGCATACGCTGCTTTTTCAAATTTAAGAGCGTTTAAAGCAGCTTGGAGTTTGTCTTGTTTATCTGAATTTACAGCTGAAAAACGCATAAAATCTCTTGTTATCTCATTTATCTTCCAACCAGGATATGTATTATAACTAATAAGCGCAACGCCATCATCATCTAAAAGTTCACGCGAACTCTCTAAAATAGCAGCTCTTACCTCATTTGGCACCCAACTATAAACCCCATGAACTATGATATAATCAAAACTCAATTTGTCTTTATAGATACTTATAAGATCACAGATATCCATAGTGATAAGCTCGATATTTTTTATGCCTATTGAGCAAATAGCCTCTTTGCCTATCTTTACTTGCTCATCGCTTAGATCAATACCTATGAAGCATGAATTAGGATGATTTACAGCTTGACCTATAATATTTCCTCCAGATGCGCAACCTATCTCCAAAACTCTAGCATTATCTGGATTTCTAGGTGAAAGTCCGTGCATTCTAGCTACTTCGTAAAGTCTATCTATGCAAGTCATGTTATATGAATTTGAACGGTATAAAACCTCATCATAAGATGCTTTTATAAGATCGTTTATCATTAAATTCCTTCAGTTATAGCCACTCTTTGGCTGATTTTTTAATCTCTTCTAACTCTAAGTTAATATTTCCTGCCAAACTAAATAGCCAGTAGCTTTGAGACGAAATCCATTCAAAAAGCTTATCTTTTTTTTCTTCTTCCGTGTCAATTTTTCGAGCAGCTATAACTGCCAATTCCAGTTCTTGATGCAAAAGTACTTGACCACAACACCCATAAAATGTCGATAAAAATATCTCATCATTGAGATTTGTTTTCAAATCATCTAAAGCGAAAGAGAGATTTTGCATTTTTGTATAGTTTATCTTATCTGCTTGATTTTTGGCTTTTAATTTTTTTGCTTTTTCTACTTCTTTGGCTATCTTTAAAAATAATTTTTCACATTTTTTTTGTAAATTTTCACCATATTTAATAATCTTGAAAATATGCTTTCTTGCTTTATTTAGATGGCGTTCTTTAGCAACTTGACTAATTTTAGCAATAGGAATAAATCGTTTCTTCACTGGTTTAACTAATATCGAATCCGCAATCTCTTTAAAAGGTTTTTCTACAGTACCTTGTATTCTAGCGCCACCTTCAGTGCAGTTATAAACAGTAAATTTGGCAGCTTGTGAAGTACTTTGGATATAATGCTCAAAATAATTTCTAAAAAGATTCCAAACGGTTGTAGTAGCGATCTCTCCGACTCCGCCGTATTTTGGAGCTAATTCTACGCTTGTTTGGCTTGGATCAATTTCTGTTTTTTTAAAAATATGACCTTTTGAGTGACTAGTTCCATCATCTCCAAAAGCCAAATCTTGACCTATAAGAATTATATTTTCATGTCCTAGTTTTAAAGCAATATCAAAAGCCATATGAGCAGCACTTGGACCTCCGCCTATATATCCAAACTTATTATCGTTAAAACCACGCTCATAATGCAGCGGTCTAAGAACATAAGATGTCTGCTTATCTTTTAAATTTTCAATTGTTTTTTCATGCGTTAAGGATGCAGTAACAAATAAAATTCCATCATCAAATTCACTTACTGGATCTTTAAAAAATTTAGATGTAAGTTCTACACGTTCTATAGAAGAGACGTAATCTGGCTTTATACCATGCTTTTTAAGTATAGGATAAGAAGCATCTATAGATATAATAGTTACGTATGGAGCGATTTTTTTAAGAGTCTTAAGCTGTTTAAAAAGAGATGGTCCAGTTGCTACTATAACAGCATCTTTTACAACATTTTTCCGTTTTTTAAAGACACATTCTATAGGATAACTATCAAAAACAATTGGAAGATTCTTAGTGCTATGCTTTATGCCTATGAGAGTATCTTTTGAATCGTTTCCTGCTTCTAAAAACACCTGTTTTATAGCTTTTAATATTTTTTGATTTATATCAACCATACTTGCTTGGTACTCTTTTTGGTTATAAAAATCGTTTACCACATGCATATTATATAGTCTTGAGCTAATTATTACATCTGGAAATAAACTTATAGTATAAAGTTCGATAAATCGTACAAGATCTGGATAAAGTATAACAAGTCTTTCGTTATAAATATCAACTGAAAAGTCTATCAAGCTAAGCGCTATATAAAGTATTTCAAGTTCAGGCTCAAATACTATTATTCTACTGTGAGATTCATTAGACAAAAGAGATTTTATAAATATACCATTTCCTATGCCATAAAAATACAGAGCTTTATGTCTACTATACTCCTCTTCAAAGCTAATAATCTTCTCTTCAACATCTTTTGCCGGGCTTTCATAAAGATATTTTTTGGTTTCTAAATTTATGATATTTATATCAAGAGGATCTTTTCCCATAAATACACCGAATTTTTTATTCTCTTTTAAATCAAATAACATCTTAGCTAATCGCCAACTATAAGTCATTATAGCTGCTATATTTCTATCAAAAATGGTTATCTCTTTTCTTTGGGCTATTTGCAGACCTAATTCTTCATTTAGCTTTAGAAACTGTTTTTCATCTTGATTTAACTCTTTATCTTTCATAATTTTCCTTAAATTTGTATATATAAATTTATGTCATATTAGACCCTATATCGGCTATATAGTTTTTCCTTAAAACAGATCTTTTAAAAATTACTTTGCAATATTAAGAATTTCATAAGAATAATCAAGCTCCTTACTTCCTAGAAATCCAACCGTACCTTTGATATTCTTGTCTAATCTAAACTGAATTTTTATATCTTTTTTAATTGTTTTTATAGTTACGATATCGCCATCACGCAACTTTGCGGCTACTTTAAAATACTCTCCACCCCTAAACTCATTAAATTTAGAATGAGTGAAAATCACAGCTCCATCAAAACTAGAAAGCTCATCAAGTTCATTTAAAACGCCATCTAAACTCAGATCATCACCGTTTAAATTTATAATTCTAATTCCAAAAGCGTTGCTTAATAAATTTAACATAGCTTGTATCTGCTTTGAGTTTATACTATTTAAAACTTCTGGCGAAACGATGATAACTCCGCAATTTTTTATAAACTCGCAAATAAAAGGAAGTTCCTCTTCTCCAACATTGCTCTCGCCGCTTAAGTAACCCTCATCAAGAGAGCTAAAAAACTCATCATCAAACAGATCTTTACAGATAAGTGCTAAAACATAACTAAGACTTCCTATCTCGCACTTAACAAACTTAGCGTTTATATCATCATCTAATGGACTAATAACTAAGATATCATCATTTTTAAAAGTTTCTAGCAAATTTGGCGCTTGAAATGATAGAATACTTGCTAAACTAAGAACTTTCATGCTATTCCTTATAATATGGCAATTTATCTAATTATATCTAAAAATGTTTATGTAATGCTTTTAAAGCGGGTAAAGACCGCCTTAATGTATTTATTATTTCTTAAGCTAAATGCAGGTAGGATTTTTGCATTTTTAAAGGAATCAAATTTGAAATACCAGCTAACATTGATATCTATAGCAAGTTTTGTGATAATAGCAACAGGTCTTGCAGCAGCAAGCGCCATCGTAGTGCCGTTTTTTCTTGCTGTTTTTATAGCTATAGCTATTTCACCCGTGCTTGAGTTTATGCAAAGATTAAAGATACGCCGCACAATCTCATTTGTACTTCTTATAGCTATATTTATAGGAATTTTATGGTTTTTGGGAAATGTAGTATCAAGTGCGTTAAACGGATTTAGCAGTTCGTTGCCTGAGTATCAAATGCAATTTAGGATATTTGTAGATAAAGCAGTAGAGTGGCTAAACTCATATGAGATAATAAAAATAAATAGTTTTGTACTAGAGAGCATAGATACAAATAAGATATTTTCTACAACAAGCACTATCTTAAGACAAACTAGCGAAATAGTCACAAAGTCGTTTTTGGTCTTTTTGCTAGTAGTTTTTATGTTAGTAGAGACTCAAGTTTTTAAAGATAAAGTTGAGTATTTTGCTAAAAAACATATGTCTATGCACAATATCGCAAATGGTTTTATATCAAATTTAAAAAAATACCTTGCCATAAAAACTATATCTTCTATCGCTACTGGGCTTATTTTATGGCTGTTTTTAGTATATTTTGGAGTACCTTACGCACCTTTGTGGGCAGTTTTGGCGTTTATATTTAACTATATTCCTACTATCGGCTCTATTATAGCGGCGATTCCTGCTATTTTAATGTCGCTTTTGGTAAATGATTTAAGCGATACATTGTGGCTTAGCATTATATATTTAGTAGTAAATATATCCATAGGCAACTTTATAGAACCGAAATTTCTAGGTTCAGGACTTGGGATATCAACTCTTGTAGTAATTTTAAGCTTACTTTTTTGGGGATTTTTGCTTGGTATTGGTGGAATGTTTTTAGCAGTTCCTCTTACTATGAGCATAAAAATAGCTCTAAACGAAAGCCCTAAAACTAAATTTATAGCGGTGTTGCTCAGCGATAAGGCGCAGTAAGTGAATAAAATATTTAGCACTATTTTAGCAAGCTACATACTTTTAGCTTTTATAGGAGCTATAATTCTAAGCTTTGATATAATGCGTTTAAAACCTATATCATTTATAGATCTACTTTTTACAGCTACTTCTGCAGTCTGCGTAACAGGTCTCATCACTGTAAATACTGCAACTGATTTTACTGGATACGGACAAGGAGTTATACTAGCTTTGATACAAGCAGGCGGTTTTGGTTATATGAGTTTAGCTGGATTTTTGTTTTTACTTATAGGTAAAAAAGTTGATTTCAAAGGCAAAATGCTGCTAAAAGAGTCTCTTGACTATCCAAATATGCAAGGTATCATAAAATACCTAAAAAAGATTTTTGTTTTTACTATCTGCATAGAAATCATAGGCGCTGCGATCCTTACTTTAAATTTTATGCTTGATATGCCGTTTAAAAAAGCACTTTGGGCAGGAGTGTTTCACTCTATTTCAGCGTTTAATAACGCTGGATTTAGTATATTTGAATACAATCTTGTAGAGTACAGAGATAATTTCGTATTAAATTTGACTATATGCTTTTTAGTTATACTAGGCGGACTTGGATTTTTAGTGCTTAGCGAATGTTTTAACTACTATAAAAAGAGTTCTAGGATAAGTGTGCATACAAGAATAGTTTTAATAGCAACTATCATTTGTATATCGCTTGGTATGGCTGTACTGCTGATATTTGAATGGGATAATTCAAAAAGCATAGGCTCTTTAAACTGGTTTCATAAGCTACTTAGTTCGTTTTTCGTATCAGTAAATCTTAGAACATCAGGATTTAACACGATAGATCTTGGCTCTTTGCATGATCAAAGCCTATTTTTCTCATCTTTGCTGATGATCATAGGAGCTGCTCCTGGTGGTACTGCTGGAGGTATAAAAATAACTACAGTCGCGGTGCTTCTTATATATGCTTACTGCTCTTTAAGAGATAAAGAAACTGTTGTATTTCAAAGAACTATTCCGGAAAATATCGTAAAAAAATCATTTTTGATCTTCATTATAGCAGTATGTTATATTATTATTTCTACTATCATACTAAGTACCACAGACGATAAAGAAAATA is from Campylobacter fetus subsp. testudinum 03-427 and encodes:
- the flaB gene encoding flagellin (Pfam matches to PF00669.16 Flagellin_N, and to PF00700.17 Flagellin_C, and to PF07196.9 Flagellin_IN, and to PF07196.9 Flagellin_IN): MSFRINTNIAAMNAHANAVGNNRDLSGSLGKLSSGLRIQTAADDASGMTIADSLRSQANALGQSIKNGNDAIGIVQTADKAMDEQIKILDTIKTKAIQAAQDGQNSDSRRALQNDITRLLEELDNIANTTAFNGQQLLNGSFSNKNFQIGAYSNETAKVSIGATGSNTIGHTRFETSQNVVYTKGMALSANAGGVTITLKGIDGMPGGDYKFQTISSGVFASQGLAAVADQINAVADKTGVKASVNNTQLFNGTNGVGIQSASVTDLTINGVKIGNISVQNKDADNVLIAAINKVKDQTGVEASKENGKLTLASKDGRTIHIGGSGLSRIGITQAKGGGNTSFMGQISFTRQDARDIVMTISATGGTTATNGLSGAAANSRIRQASVSLKTINDSVISSTVAAAMGFFNAGETATDQRGSGGVNTYAGAQAMINVAESARKTLDSIRSDLGSVQNQLVSTINNITVTQVNVKSAESQIRDVDFAEESANFSKFNILAQSGSYAMSQANAAQQNVLRLLQ
- a CDS encoding SAM-dependent methyltransferase (Pfam matches to PF10119.5 MethyTransf_Reg, and to PF13847.2 Methyltransf_31); the protein is MINDLIKASYDEVLYRSNSYNMTCIDRLYEVARMHGLSPRNPDNARVLEIGCASGGNIIGQAVNHPNSCFIGIDLSDEQVKIGKEAICSIGIKNIELITMDICDLISIYKDKLSFDYIIVHGVYSWVPNEVRAAILESSRELLDDDGVALISYNTYPGWKINEITRDFMRFSAVNSDKQDKLQAALNALKFEKAAYASTKISPEQTYQILTRELKLDTINQIEETKDKAYLYHEYLEIFNQPFYLSDFVADLEDFSLSYIADMQFHFSYDEFANQSVKEYAKLAYPDRISKDQMFDFLNSTKFRSSLITKKQNEQKLVFDDDGILKNISDFHLAFSKQLDELKQQARGLDIEPLINSLYNAFPASISIKDACKLINKDELVSKIYYLMDTTNAVILPHKELVDIQYKPKFSKLKSVYKPYLEYFLNRSNSVISCSTPMNLLFIGNHIEIMTLLMLDGQNSLDDISKFLEEEFKKQKLIPNVIINGKQIPIKDTKSKKEFFKNAVATVVYSARINYLLEKID
- a CDS encoding motility accessory factor (Pfam match to PF01973.14 MAF_flag10) — encoded protein: MKDKELNQDEKQFLKLNEELGLQIAQRKEITIFDRNIAAIMTYSWRLAKMLFDLKENKKFGVFMGKDPLDINIINLETKKYLYESPAKDVEEKIISFEEEYSRHKALYFYGIGNGIFIKSLLSNESHSRIIVFEPELEILYIALSLIDFSVDIYNERLVILYPDLVRFIELYTISLFPDVIISSRLYNMHVVNDFYNQKEYQASMVDINQKILKAIKQVFLEAGNDSKDTLIGIKHSTKNLPIVFDSYPIECVFKKRKNVVKDAVIVATGPSLFKQLKTLKKIAPYVTIISIDASYPILKKHGIKPDYVSSIERVELTSKFFKDPVSEFDDGILFVTASLTHEKTIENLKDKQTSYVLRPLHYERGFNDNKFGYIGGGPSAAHMAFDIALKLGHENIILIGQDLAFGDDGTSHSKGHIFKKTEIDPSQTSVELAPKYGGVGEIATTTVWNLFRNYFEHYIQSTSQAAKFTVYNCTEGGARIQGTVEKPFKEIADSILVKPVKKRFIPIAKISQVAKERHLNKARKHIFKIIKYGENLQKKCEKLFLKIAKEVEKAKKLKAKNQADKINYTKMQNLSFALDDLKTNLNDEIFLSTFYGCCGQVLLHQELELAVIAARKIDTEEEKKDKLFEWISSQSYWLFSLAGNINLELEEIKKSAKEWL
- a CDS encoding putative autoinducer 2 transporter (Pfam match to PF01594.12 UPF0118), which produces MKYQLTLISIASFVIIATGLAAASAIVVPFFLAVFIAIAISPVLEFMQRLKIRRTISFVLLIAIFIGILWFLGNVVSSALNGFSSSLPEYQMQFRIFVDKAVEWLNSYEIIKINSFVLESIDTNKIFSTTSTILRQTSEIVTKSFLVFLLVVFMLVETQVFKDKVEYFAKKHMSMHNIANGFISNLKKYLAIKTISSIATGLILWLFLVYFGVPYAPLWAVLAFIFNYIPTIGSIIAAIPAILMSLLVNDLSDTLWLSIIYLVVNISIGNFIEPKFLGSGLGISTLVVILSLLFWGFLLGIGGMFLAVPLTMSIKIALNESPKTKFIAVLLSDKAQ
- the ktrB gene encoding potassium transporter KtrAB, KtrB subunit (Pfam match to PF02386.12 TrkH), translated to MNKIFSTILASYILLAFIGAIILSFDIMRLKPISFIDLLFTATSAVCVTGLITVNTATDFTGYGQGVILALIQAGGFGYMSLAGFLFLLIGKKVDFKGKMLLKESLDYPNMQGIIKYLKKIFVFTICIEIIGAAILTLNFMLDMPFKKALWAGVFHSISAFNNAGFSIFEYNLVEYRDNFVLNLTICFLVILGGLGFLVLSECFNYYKKSSRISVHTRIVLIATIICISLGMAVLLIFEWDNSKSIGSLNWFHKLLSSFFVSVNLRTSGFNTIDLGSLHDQSLFFSSLLMIIGAAPGGTAGGIKITTVAVLLIYAYCSLRDKETVVFQRTIPENIVKKSFLIFIIAVCYIIISTIILSTTDDKENRYFLPLLFEICSAFGTVGVSTGDGGSLSLSTKFSDFGKFYIIVLMFMGRVGVLVFSMALFRKSKNSSIKYPEEGVVL